The following proteins are encoded in a genomic region of Sorangiineae bacterium MSr12523:
- a CDS encoding serine/threonine protein kinase has product MNDSLIGQSLSARVALFGAAWTGVSLFGVLVHLTTTLILGSPKELVEPSFAIQGIVCVIPGAMWLLCRTPRNASFARLVEAVGLVAGAVTISYMCRLLAHETTPATEGVPARFGALLVGVAYDGFATIGVYASAVMFTLRSALVPSRTRHTLLLGLAMGAGIVLVFAYFAPLGPDGPRQVSVGVSTMSLWLLVVAVCAVLSATIYGLHQEIREARQLGQYTLDEKIGEGGMGIVYRAHHAMLRRPTAIKLLPHDRVGDEAIQRFEREVQLTAELTHPNTITVYDYGRTPDGVFYYAMELLDGATVQALVDTTGAQPPARVVHVLRMVAGALAEAHGRGLIHRDIKPANVILSERGGTPDVATVLDFGLARDLANGEDHGLTFDGKIMGTPMYLAPEVIKKANAADARSDIYALGAVAYFMLTGHPVFEASTIVEVCSHHLHSPVMPLSQRLGASIPAELDALIVQCLAKEPEGRPQSARALAEALAAIDLAAWTESDARAWWDAHGARVKAR; this is encoded by the coding sequence GTGAACGATTCTCTCATCGGGCAATCGCTCTCGGCGCGGGTGGCCTTGTTCGGCGCGGCGTGGACGGGCGTGTCCTTGTTCGGTGTGCTCGTGCACCTGACGACGACGTTGATCCTCGGTTCGCCAAAGGAGCTCGTCGAGCCGTCGTTTGCGATTCAGGGGATCGTCTGCGTCATTCCCGGCGCCATGTGGCTGCTATGCCGTACTCCGCGGAATGCGTCGTTCGCGCGCCTCGTGGAGGCCGTGGGGCTCGTCGCGGGGGCCGTGACCATATCGTACATGTGCCGGTTGCTCGCGCACGAGACGACGCCAGCGACCGAGGGCGTCCCTGCTCGATTCGGGGCCTTGCTCGTTGGCGTGGCGTACGACGGATTCGCCACCATCGGGGTCTACGCTTCGGCGGTGATGTTCACGCTGCGCTCGGCGCTCGTGCCGAGTCGCACACGGCATACCCTCTTGCTCGGCCTGGCGATGGGCGCGGGCATCGTGCTCGTCTTCGCGTACTTCGCCCCGCTCGGGCCCGACGGCCCCCGCCAGGTCAGCGTGGGCGTCTCCACGATGTCACTCTGGCTGCTCGTCGTGGCGGTGTGCGCCGTGCTTTCGGCCACCATTTACGGCCTGCATCAGGAGATCCGCGAGGCGCGGCAGCTCGGCCAGTACACACTCGACGAGAAGATCGGCGAGGGCGGTATGGGCATCGTCTACCGCGCGCACCACGCGATGTTGCGCCGCCCCACGGCCATCAAACTTTTGCCGCACGACCGCGTGGGCGACGAGGCCATTCAACGCTTCGAGCGCGAAGTGCAATTGACGGCGGAGTTGACCCACCCCAATACGATTACCGTTTACGATTATGGCCGCACCCCGGATGGCGTCTTTTATTACGCCATGGAATTGCTCGATGGTGCGACTGTGCAAGCGCTGGTCGACACCACCGGCGCGCAGCCGCCCGCGCGGGTCGTCCATGTTTTGCGCATGGTGGCGGGGGCGCTCGCCGAAGCCCACGGGCGCGGCCTCATTCACCGCGACATCAAGCCGGCAAACGTCATATTGAGTGAGCGCGGTGGCACGCCCGACGTGGCCACCGTGCTCGATTTCGGCCTGGCGCGGGATCTCGCGAACGGTGAGGATCACGGTCTCACCTTCGACGGAAAAATCATGGGCACCCCGATGTACCTTGCACCCGAGGTCATCAAAAAGGCCAATGCCGCGGACGCGCGCTCGGACATTTATGCGCTCGGTGCCGTCGCGTATTTCATGCTCACGGGCCACCCCGTGTTCGAGGCGAGCACCATCGTGGAAGTATGCAGCCACCACCTGCACAGCCCGGTGATGCCGCTTTCGCAACGCCTCGGAGCATCCATTCCTGCGGAGCTGGATGCGCTGATCGTACAGTGCTTGGCCAAAGAGCCCGAAGGCCGTCCGCAAAGTGCGCGCGCGCTGGCCGAGGCCCTGGCCGCCATCGATCTCGCGGCGTGGACGGAGAGCGATGCACGCGCCTGGTGGGACGCCCATGGCGCCCGGGTGAAGGCGCGCTGA
- a CDS encoding GFA family protein — translation MSEAQSQPTKHAGGCHCGAVRFEVDIDLAQGVSRCNCSWCTKRSGTTAIVKPNAFRLLSGEGSLGDYSWGGKTGNFRFCKHCGVHAFGTGNLEVLGGAYVGVNVNCLDGIDPNALKVVYFDGRHDNWMAGPRDTPWPVNA, via the coding sequence ATGAGCGAAGCGCAGAGCCAACCCACCAAGCATGCCGGCGGCTGTCATTGCGGAGCCGTTCGCTTCGAAGTCGACATCGATTTGGCCCAGGGCGTCAGCCGTTGCAATTGTAGCTGGTGCACCAAGCGAAGCGGCACCACGGCCATCGTGAAGCCGAATGCGTTTCGGCTCCTCTCGGGTGAGGGCAGCCTGGGCGATTATTCCTGGGGCGGCAAAACCGGGAATTTCCGCTTCTGCAAGCATTGCGGGGTCCACGCATTCGGAACTGGAAATCTCGAGGTTCTGGGCGGCGCGTACGTGGGAGTCAACGTCAATTGCCTCGACGGCATCGACCCCAATGCATTGAAGGTCGTGTACTTCGACGGCCGCCACGACAATTGGATGGCCGGTCCGCGCGATACGCCCTGGCCGGTCAACGCCTGA
- a CDS encoding right-handed parallel beta-helix repeat-containing protein, with the protein MGSILGCSACDEASTTNERIPSSPQEIAFAPVYARPAPPTAYYEPPAAHVLYVATNGNDASGTGAAASPYQTLGKALQVANGKPAGPTWTIVMRGGTYREGQLTVTRNDITIQRYKSEVVYLLGSTALAGFSGSGPYTLTVTSVDTAPLEQSCADDSLLGGTGRHYGSESPFALFRDGIPLQRVSQAVVPASGQYTYDPAYNVVTLADPPSQIELASKLFAIMSKASNVKIAGLDIEGYATCVVHWKKVVGGHSYYNSPIVFYKDAESESGGVLENSTVANNAAGGVMVARAHHVRISGNTIVNNGWTGVYGSDSDDLTVYDNSISYNNVRRWDNSGRAGMNVTHGLRGVIFNNVFERNASSGFWCDQGCGTNDANQPYVIARNVLRYNEKNGILYEVSHDAVIASNVAHDNGESGIALSGSRSIDIWNNTAVDNNAADVSIVDDSRCVEGDTLPGGKICSTATGTPLQPNNPDHCEPRSNGALANTCNAENVRLVNNILSGSGGARSVLTVVDGGKSAYGAARVVARDEFQVYEDNSLERTDGAVHPFFVDRARKNFAQNTASPTVWGRGAPLPTTVLKAIYWPSTSPAQPSARIGAVAWAAR; encoded by the coding sequence ATGGGGAGCATTCTCGGATGCTCCGCATGCGACGAGGCGAGCACGACGAACGAGCGCATACCCTCGAGTCCCCAGGAGATTGCTTTCGCGCCCGTCTATGCGAGGCCCGCACCGCCCACGGCGTATTACGAGCCTCCCGCGGCCCACGTCCTTTACGTCGCAACGAACGGAAATGACGCTTCGGGCACGGGCGCGGCCGCATCGCCGTACCAGACGCTGGGAAAGGCGCTTCAAGTCGCCAACGGCAAGCCGGCGGGTCCCACATGGACCATCGTCATGCGCGGCGGCACGTACCGCGAAGGGCAGCTCACCGTCACCCGCAACGACATCACCATTCAGCGCTACAAAAGCGAAGTCGTCTACCTCCTCGGGAGCACGGCTTTGGCTGGTTTTTCCGGCTCCGGCCCGTACACCCTCACCGTGACATCGGTCGACACGGCACCGCTCGAGCAGAGTTGCGCGGACGATTCTCTTTTGGGCGGTACCGGCCGGCATTATGGTTCGGAATCGCCGTTTGCCCTCTTTCGAGATGGCATTCCGCTCCAGCGCGTGAGCCAAGCCGTCGTGCCGGCGAGCGGCCAATACACCTACGATCCAGCGTACAACGTGGTGACCTTGGCCGACCCTCCGAGCCAAATCGAGCTCGCGAGCAAGCTGTTTGCCATCATGAGCAAGGCCTCCAACGTCAAAATCGCCGGGCTCGACATCGAGGGGTACGCCACCTGCGTGGTCCATTGGAAAAAGGTGGTCGGCGGCCATTCGTATTACAACTCGCCCATTGTCTTTTACAAAGACGCCGAGTCCGAGTCGGGGGGCGTGCTGGAAAACTCCACCGTTGCCAACAATGCGGCGGGCGGCGTCATGGTGGCACGGGCGCACCACGTACGCATCTCTGGGAACACCATCGTCAACAACGGATGGACCGGTGTGTATGGCAGCGACTCCGACGATCTTACCGTTTACGATAACTCGATTTCGTACAACAACGTGCGCCGCTGGGACAACTCGGGTCGCGCGGGAATGAACGTGACGCACGGCCTGCGCGGGGTCATCTTCAACAACGTGTTCGAACGCAACGCCTCGTCGGGCTTCTGGTGCGACCAAGGCTGCGGAACCAACGATGCGAACCAGCCCTACGTCATTGCCCGCAACGTGCTCCGGTACAACGAGAAAAACGGCATCTTGTACGAAGTATCCCACGATGCGGTCATCGCTTCGAACGTCGCTCACGACAATGGGGAATCGGGTATTGCCCTCTCCGGTTCGCGCAGCATCGATATCTGGAACAACACGGCCGTCGATAACAACGCGGCCGATGTGAGCATCGTGGACGATTCTCGTTGCGTCGAAGGCGACACATTGCCGGGCGGCAAAATCTGCAGTACGGCCACCGGCACACCGCTCCAACCGAACAACCCGGACCATTGTGAACCGCGCTCGAACGGCGCGCTTGCCAACACGTGCAACGCCGAGAACGTGAGGCTGGTGAACAACATTTTGTCCGGATCGGGCGGCGCGCGGTCCGTGCTCACCGTCGTAGACGGCGGCAAAAGTGCGTACGGTGCCGCCCGCGTCGTCGCACGCGACGAGTTCCAAGTGTACGAGGACAACTCGCTCGAGCGCACCGATGGCGCGGTTCATCCCTTTTTCGTGGATCGTGCACGGAAGAACTTCGCGCAGAACACGGCAAGCCCCACGGTCTGGGGCCGTGGCGCGCCTCTTCCAACCACCGTTCTGAAAGCCATTTACTGGCCGTCCACCTCACCGGCGCAGCCGAGCGCACGCATTGGCGCAGTTGCATGGGCGGCGCGCTGA
- a CDS encoding RNA 2'-phosphotransferase, translating to MASRSLTEMSKFLSYVLRHAPGSIGVVLDSNGWAEIDQLLERCRAHGKPISRETLETIVATSAKQRYAISEDGRRVRANQGHSIEVDLGYMPVDPPEVLFHGTVTSSVDAIRAGGLQKMNRHHVHLSADIETARHVGMRRGKPVVLRIAAGRMHRDGHVFFRSDNGVWLTESVPQDYIEW from the coding sequence ATGGCATCTCGATCGCTCACGGAAATGAGCAAATTCCTGAGTTACGTGTTGCGCCACGCGCCGGGGTCGATCGGGGTCGTGCTCGATAGCAACGGGTGGGCCGAGATCGATCAGCTCCTCGAGCGATGCCGGGCGCACGGAAAGCCCATCTCGCGCGAAACGCTGGAGACCATCGTGGCCACGAGCGCGAAGCAACGCTACGCCATCAGCGAGGACGGCCGGCGCGTGCGCGCGAACCAGGGGCACTCGATCGAGGTCGATCTCGGCTATATGCCGGTGGATCCACCGGAAGTGCTCTTTCACGGTACCGTGACCAGCAGCGTGGACGCGATTCGCGCGGGCGGCCTGCAAAAGATGAACCGGCACCACGTGCACCTTTCGGCGGACATCGAGACCGCGCGCCATGTCGGCATGCGCCGCGGGAAGCCGGTGGTGCTCCGCATCGCCGCGGGGCGGATGCATCGGGATGGCCATGTCTTTTTTCGCTCGGACAACGGCGTGTGGCTCACGGAATCCGTTCCGCAGGATTACATCGAGTGGTAA
- a CDS encoding NUDIX domain-containing protein, protein MERISNNVHFVETYQRLARVQLNPRRHTAANALVHSEAVAARAKALAKANGCTEREICLLEDLGRAHDIGKVTGTARPERSLEVLRGCGVSDPEFLALVRWHDTSLPWYRSSTKGQPPSEKAWRRLASEVDLRLLSIFMVSDRVDAPAGWRKNAPTSWFLEQVRTRGWIPDLVLDLPDQPSEISAGGALVHEGEALVIRVRADQYELPKGGIEWDELPSDAAVRETREEAGIESALRVDGELAHVDYVVGDGSRQHVKRVRYFALRAAAPLRFTALSHRTRERRWIAARDVEELPLINDALRPILRAATRA, encoded by the coding sequence ATGGAACGCATATCGAACAATGTACACTTCGTAGAAACCTATCAACGGCTGGCGCGCGTGCAGCTCAATCCGCGCCGGCACACTGCCGCCAATGCTCTGGTGCACTCGGAGGCGGTGGCGGCCCGGGCCAAGGCCCTGGCGAAGGCCAATGGCTGCACCGAGCGCGAAATCTGCTTGCTCGAGGACTTGGGGCGCGCCCACGACATCGGCAAAGTTACCGGCACCGCGCGGCCCGAGCGCTCGCTGGAGGTCTTGCGCGGCTGCGGCGTCTCGGATCCCGAGTTTCTCGCCCTCGTCCGATGGCACGACACCAGCCTCCCCTGGTACCGCTCCAGCACGAAGGGGCAACCGCCCTCCGAAAAGGCATGGCGCCGCCTCGCATCCGAGGTCGACCTGCGGCTGCTCTCCATCTTCATGGTCTCCGACCGAGTCGATGCCCCGGCGGGTTGGCGCAAGAACGCCCCCACCTCGTGGTTTCTCGAGCAGGTGCGCACCCGCGGATGGATTCCCGATTTGGTCTTGGACCTGCCTGATCAACCCAGCGAGATCAGCGCCGGCGGCGCCCTCGTTCATGAAGGCGAGGCCCTCGTGATTCGCGTGCGCGCCGACCAATACGAACTTCCCAAGGGCGGCATCGAGTGGGACGAGCTGCCCTCCGATGCTGCCGTTCGCGAGACGCGGGAGGAGGCGGGCATCGAGTCCGCACTTCGGGTCGACGGAGAGCTGGCCCATGTCGACTATGTCGTTGGCGACGGGTCACGGCAACACGTCAAGCGCGTTCGCTATTTCGCATTGCGCGCGGCGGCGCCCCTTCGATTCACGGCCCTCTCGCACCGCACGCGTGAGAGGCGCTGGATTGCCGCGCGTGACGTGGAGGAGCTCCCGTTGATCAACGACGCGCTTCGCCCGATCCTTCGGGCGGCAACGCGTGCATGA
- a CDS encoding LysR family transcriptional regulator: protein MDYEWLFSFVVFAEHLNFTHAAKQLHISQPALHVQIKKLTEAVGRPLYRRNGKALVLTPEGKRLAAHGREVQERGRSVLEELRGQSSSGPVVLAAGQGAFLYLLGPAIRRFPKEAWPLRLLSMNTPQALEAVREAKAHLGVVVLEHPPSDLACTRLCSVGQMVVLPASHRLAKRRMLRPSDLAGERLVVAPEGSPHRTMLEHLLREHGLEPQVAVEATGWEPMLQFARYGIGLTVVNDFCPVPKGLLGIRLEGAPAAIYWLLHRPDFGHRGVEAMRKLVVETIPR, encoded by the coding sequence ATGGATTACGAATGGCTCTTCTCGTTCGTGGTGTTCGCCGAGCACTTGAACTTCACGCATGCCGCAAAACAGCTGCACATTTCGCAGCCTGCGCTGCATGTTCAGATCAAGAAGCTGACCGAGGCGGTGGGGCGTCCTCTTTATCGCCGTAACGGAAAGGCATTGGTCCTCACACCGGAGGGGAAACGGCTTGCGGCGCACGGGCGTGAAGTCCAGGAACGCGGTCGTTCGGTTTTGGAGGAGCTGCGCGGACAGTCTTCGTCGGGGCCGGTGGTTCTGGCCGCAGGACAGGGAGCATTTCTCTATTTGCTCGGGCCGGCCATTCGTCGTTTTCCAAAAGAGGCGTGGCCGCTTCGTCTGCTGTCGATGAATACGCCGCAAGCCCTCGAGGCCGTGCGCGAGGCGAAGGCGCACCTTGGCGTGGTCGTGCTGGAGCATCCCCCGTCGGATCTCGCATGCACGCGCCTTTGCTCCGTGGGTCAGATGGTGGTGCTCCCCGCGTCCCACCGGCTCGCCAAGCGCCGCATGCTGCGCCCAAGCGATCTCGCGGGGGAGCGGCTGGTGGTGGCGCCCGAGGGAAGCCCGCACCGCACGATGCTGGAGCACCTTTTGCGCGAGCACGGTCTCGAGCCGCAGGTCGCCGTGGAGGCCACCGGGTGGGAGCCCATGCTGCAGTTCGCGCGCTACGGGATAGGGCTCACCGTGGTGAACGACTTCTGCCCCGTGCCCAAAGGCCTGCTCGGCATCCGCCTCGAGGGTGCGCCCGCAGCCATCTACTGGCTGCTCCACCGCCCGGACTTTGGCCACCGCGGTGTGGAGGCGATGCGCAAGCTCGTCGTCGAGACCATTCCGCGCTAG
- a CDS encoding matrixin family metalloprotease: MLVIVALAGAMLGRISHAHGFCRTMTGREANDPPGTNRCAGWNEREQRACCPHGKPLYWKNACIGYSLQKDASRQVSLSDAERVFARAFETWTKTTCSTDAASRVSIQVSYLGPVECGTVGYNSDGPNQNVIVFRDGSWDHMDATNTLGLTTVRYDPSTGEMFDADMEINAYQRRPLSIADSLPSGAVDLPSIATHEAGHVLGFAHSSAEDATMFAAYRAMTMRDLSSDDTSGICGVYKPDQNRVTAAGPLLADACDPTPRHGYTSACVSGGSSGGGGCSVPGDDSSQTPPPLALGLSALSLVLLRRLRTCD; encoded by the coding sequence ATGCTTGTGATCGTGGCGCTGGCAGGCGCCATGTTGGGGCGCATTTCGCATGCGCACGGATTTTGTCGGACGATGACGGGCCGTGAGGCCAACGATCCGCCCGGCACGAATCGGTGTGCCGGATGGAATGAGCGGGAGCAGCGTGCGTGTTGCCCGCATGGCAAGCCGCTCTACTGGAAGAATGCCTGCATCGGGTACAGCCTGCAGAAGGACGCGAGTCGCCAAGTGTCCCTGAGCGACGCGGAACGCGTCTTCGCGCGCGCGTTCGAGACCTGGACGAAAACCACCTGCTCGACCGATGCCGCCTCGCGCGTGAGCATTCAGGTCAGTTACTTGGGCCCGGTCGAGTGTGGGACCGTTGGATACAATTCCGATGGGCCGAATCAAAACGTCATCGTGTTTCGCGACGGCTCGTGGGACCACATGGATGCAACGAATACGCTCGGTCTCACCACCGTGCGTTACGATCCCAGCACGGGCGAAATGTTCGACGCCGACATGGAAATCAACGCCTACCAACGGCGCCCATTGTCCATTGCCGACTCCCTACCGTCGGGCGCGGTGGACCTACCGAGCATTGCCACGCACGAGGCCGGGCACGTTCTCGGATTTGCGCATTCCTCCGCGGAAGATGCCACCATGTTTGCCGCGTATCGGGCCATGACCATGCGCGATTTGTCGTCGGACGACACATCGGGCATCTGCGGCGTGTACAAGCCGGACCAGAATCGCGTGACGGCGGCCGGCCCGCTTTTGGCCGACGCCTGCGATCCGACGCCCCGACACGGCTACACGAGTGCATGCGTATCCGGAGGATCCTCCGGGGGAGGTGGATGCTCCGTCCCCGGCGACGATTCATCGCAGACACCGCCGCCGCTCGCACTGGGCCTCTCCGCATTGAGCCTCGTACTCTTGCGTCGCCTGCGGACCTGCGACTAG
- a CDS encoding endonuclease V — protein MFCAVDVQYENGIARAACVQFQEWTSVASAAEHVVEVAEVAPYVPGEFFKRELPPLLRVLEAAGALPTLVIVDGYVWLDTAGRPGLGAHLHEALGGRVAVVGVAKTAFRGETGAAQVLRGESAKPLLVSAVGIPLDEAADGVRRMAGDHRIPALLKRVDHLARGLLGAGA, from the coding sequence ATGTTTTGTGCGGTGGATGTTCAGTACGAAAACGGAATTGCCCGTGCCGCGTGCGTGCAATTTCAGGAATGGACGAGTGTGGCGTCCGCTGCCGAGCATGTCGTGGAGGTTGCGGAGGTGGCGCCATACGTGCCGGGCGAGTTTTTCAAGCGGGAGTTACCGCCGCTCCTGCGTGTGCTCGAGGCAGCGGGTGCGCTTCCGACTCTCGTGATCGTCGACGGATACGTGTGGCTCGATACCGCCGGGCGTCCCGGTCTGGGGGCACACTTGCATGAAGCGTTGGGCGGGCGTGTGGCGGTGGTGGGCGTGGCCAAGACGGCATTTCGAGGCGAAACGGGGGCAGCCCAGGTGCTGCGCGGTGAGAGCGCGAAGCCCTTGCTCGTGAGCGCCGTCGGCATCCCGCTCGACGAGGCCGCTGACGGCGTTCGGCGCATGGCCGGTGACCATCGCATACCGGCGCTCCTCAAACGCGTCGACCACCTCGCACGGGGGCTGCTGGGCGCAGGGGCTTAG